The proteins below are encoded in one region of Bos indicus x Bos taurus breed Angus x Brahman F1 hybrid chromosome 2, Bos_hybrid_MaternalHap_v2.0, whole genome shotgun sequence:
- the NEUROD1 gene encoding neurogenic differentiation factor 1 has translation MTKSYSESGLMGEPQPQGPPSWTDECLSSQDEEHETDKKEDDLEAMNAEEDSLRNGGEEEEEDEDLEEEEEEEEEDDDQKPKRRGPKKKKMTKARLERFKLRRMKANARERNRMHGLNAALDNLRKVVPCYSKTQKLSKIETLRLAKNYIWALSEILRSGKSPDLVSFVQTLCKGLSQPTTNLVAGCLQLNPRTFLPEQNQDMPAHLPTASASFPVHPYSYQSPGLPSPPYGTMDSSHVFHVKPPPHAYSAALEPFFESPLTDCTSPSFDGPLSPPLSINGNFSFKHEPSAEFEKNYAFTMHYPAATLAGAQSHGSVFSGASAPRCEIPIDNIMSFDSHSHHERVMSAQLNAIFHD, from the coding sequence GGTCCTCCAAGCTGGACAGATGAGTGTCTTAGTTCTCAGGACGAGGAGCACGAGACAGACAAAAAGGAGGATGACCTCGAAGCCATGAACGCGGAAGAGGACTCACTGAGGAacgggggagaggaggaggaggaagatgaggacctggaagaggaggaagaagaggaagaggaggacgaCGATCAAAAGCCTAAGAGACGCGGCCCCAAAAAGAAGAAGATGACGAAGGCGCGCCTCGAGCGTTTTAAGCTGAGACGCATGAAAGCCAACGCCCGGGAGCGGAACCGCATGCACGGGCTGAACGCAGCGCTGGACAACCTGCGCAAGGTGGTGCCCTGCTACTCTAAGACGCAGAAGCTGTCCAAAATCGAGACACTGCGCTTGGCCAAAAACTACATCTGGGCTCTGTCGGAAATCTTGCGTTCAGGGAAAAGCCCTGACCTGGTCTCCTTTGTACAGACGCTCTGCAAGGGTTTATCCCAGCCCACCACCAACCTGGTTGCTGGCTGCCTGCAGCTCAATCCTCGAACTTTTCTGCCTGAGCAGAACCAGgacatgcctgctcacctgccgaCCGCCAGCGCTTCGTTCCCTGTGCACCCCTATTCCTACCAGTCTCCGGGGCTGCCCAGCCCGCCCTACGGCACCATGGACAGCTCCCATGTCTTCCACGTCAAGCCGCCGCCTCACGCCTACAGCGCAGCGCTGGAACCTTTCTTTGAGAGCCCTCTGACTGATTGCACCAGCCCTTCCTTTGACGGACCCCTCAGCCCGCCGCTCAGCATCAATGGCAACTTCTCTTTCAAACACGAACCGTCCGCCGAGTTTGAGAAAAATTATGCCTTTACCATGCACTATCCTGCAGCGACCCTGGCAGGGGCCCAAAGCCACGGATCAGTCTTCTCGGGCGCCTCTGCCCCTCGCTGTGAGATCCCTATAGACAATATTATGTCCTTCGATAGCCATTCACATCATGAGCGAGTCATGAGTGCCCAGCTCAATGCCATCTTTCACGATTAG